A segment of the Candidatus Kapaibacterium sp. genome:
ATGCTGCAAGTCCCAAGAGCACCGCTATACGCTTTAAATCATGGTTTATAAAGTACCAAAAGTTGAATGTTCTACGTGCTTTCATCTTGTCTCCATATAAAAGTGATTTAAATATTTCATATCTTCGTCAGCTTCACGTCCGGCATTCTTGCAGCCTTCGCAATCAGCAACAAAACGGTGATGATTTGAGTGTGGAGCATCGGGAATATGTTCTTCATTGATTTGCTTAACCAATTCTGGAATACTTTTTGTGTATTCGCGCGCAAATTCTTCAATAGATTTCAATCCGATTACTGATTCAGTTAGCTCTGTTAAAGCATCAACATGACCGTCAATCCAAGCATTCATAACAGATTGGAATTCTTTTGAATCACGCAAATCAAATTCTATTGTCACAGATGCAAATACTTCAAAGAATGATTTGCCTGCCATTAGACCGTCGTAAACTGATTTAGCTACAGTTGTCATATAGCCTCCTGAATTATTACTTTGTAGCGGCTGTTTGTGACCTTGTTTGACAGTTTCGCTTTTACTTCAGCAGTCAAAATCGCAGAATATGGAATATTTGTTTTTTTATCACTAAGCCTGCAAAGTTCATCATGAATTTCTTCAATACATTCATCCCAATTTTGCAAAGGTTCAGTCCTTGCAATGTGATTTACCAAGAGGTCAGCAATTGCTCGCCCGGCTTTTGTCGAGAAAGCGGAATTCTTAGACATTTTAGCCTCCTAATTTATAGTAAAAGGTTAGCTGATGCAACGGTAAATGTGGATTGTCCATAATCACATTGGAATCCAATCTCGACCGTAGCCTTCCAAGTTCTTCTTTCGTACGAAGAACCAATGTAACTTCGCGTGAAGATACTCCGTAAGCATCTTGAAGCTCAAGCAGCATTTGATTGAGCCTGCGATTGATGTCCTTCAAGTCTTTTGCCCATTCTTTATGTTGAATGATGCCGGGGTGATTTAATTTTTTACTCATAATTCTATCCTTTATTAGTGATATTTTGTTCATAAGCAAGTCTGATGAGCTTTCTAATAACTTCGCTCTTATTTTTCACATTCATTTTCTTTGTGAGTTGAAGAAGTTTGTTTCTGTGTTCATCATCAAGTTCTACTGTGAACGTTGATTTTGCAAGGCTTTCTTTGATTTCGAGTTTCATGTTATTCAAAATTTTATTCCAAATTCTAAGTATTTTTATTTGCATTGTAAGAAAAAAGTAATATCTTTGTAAAGTTATGTTTGACACTTGTAAGGAAATAACTTTACATCATCTTGCTACAAGGCGTTTAAAGCGTTCCGGGTCATCCTTGAAGACTTCGAGTC
Coding sequences within it:
- a CDS encoding ribbon-helix-helix protein, CopG family; translation: MNNMKLEIKESLAKSTFTVELDDEHRNKLLQLTKKMNVKNKSEVIRKLIRLAYEQNITNKG